A window from Schistosoma haematobium chromosome 1, whole genome shotgun sequence encodes these proteins:
- a CDS encoding hypothetical protein (EggNog:ENOG410VGQ9~COG:S) — protein MKQIYDTMKKLAGKYSKPERPANDKEGRPITEIQQQWNRWVEYFEELLNRPAPTNPPDIEAEYTDLPIDVNPPTTKEIRMAIRQIKSGKAAGPDSIPAEAL, from the coding sequence atgaaacaaatttacgatacaatgaagaaactagcagggaaatacagtaaaccagagagaccggccAACGACAAAGAAGgtaggccaatcactgaaattcaacaacagtggaacagatgggtagaatacttcgaggaactcctgaacaGGCCGGCTCCaacgaatccaccggacattgAAGCAGAgtacacagatcttcctatagatgtcaacccaccaacgacgaaagaaatcagaatggccatcagacaaatcaagagcgggaaagcagcaggaccagacagcataccagctgaagcactgtaG